The Homo sapiens chromosome 16, GRCh38.p14 Primary Assembly genome includes the window GTCCAACATAGGGTGTATCTTCATAAGCAAAATGAGGTCATTTTCATTGCTTTGTTGCTACAGGATAAAGCATAGCTGCAGTTTGTGGGTCTTATTTAATGGCTGTACCATCAAGTTCTATAGGAAAAAATTCCACTTATTCTTCCGAATTGCTTCTAGAAAATCATCTTaaattggaaataacccaaaGTTCATTAACAATAGGATGGGGGAACATTTTTACAGATTCAcgtaatggaatactatgcagccagctAAAAGAACAAACATCTGATACATGCAACACATGGACTAATCTCACAGAGAATATtttgagtaaaagaagccaaatgaaaaagattatatataatgttgttccatttacatgaaatgcaaGAAGAGATAAAATTAATCTATGGTGATAGATATCAAACGAAGGATTAACTTATGGGGGGCAGATACTGTCAGAGAAGGGGTATGAACACCTTCTGCAGTGGTGGGAATGTTTCATGTCTTTATCTGGTGGTGTTTACAGGGGTGTCTGATATGAATTGGAtgttgtgtccccacctaaatcccTATATTAAAGCTCTAACCCTCAActtgatggtatttggaggtggggcttttagGGGTAATTATGAAAGATAATGAAGCAGGTGCCCCAGTGATAGCATgagtgtctttatttttaaaaaggaagatataCCAGCACTGTCTCTCTCAACCATGTGAGAATATAGCAGTAAGGGAGCCATcaacaagccaggaagagagggcTTCCCCAGGAATCCAAttatgctggcaccctgatctcagacttacagcctccagagctatgagaagtaaatgtctgttatttaagccacctagactatggtattttattatagtagcccaagctgactaagacagtATCTAACACAgctaaattattttcaaactgtACACATAGGATGGTGGCACTCTGTGCACTTTACCTTCAGTTTGTGTGTTATGCtgcaaataaaaaaggaaatgaaatgtgcactcacaaacacacacacacactcatgagAGCGAGATGGCATCCCCTCCAATACTCCAGTTTTCCCTTTTACATGTGGTTCACCAGCATCTATCTGATAGGTGACACCAGTGGAAGAGCCCATTACATTTGTTGAGTGAACAAATGACCTACAATATCTTTCTCCTGAACATACTCCTTTTATCTATATATGTGCCTGTCTCCTACCCCAGAACATGAGCTCTGCGAGGTCAGGGACCATTTCCATCTCGTTTACTGAACACTGTTCTCCACATGGCAGAGGTTTAGCAAAAATTAGATGAATTGAAAcaaactacaaaaaattgaaGTGTGCAAACCTCGGGCTCACTCTGAATAACTGCTGCAAACTGGATCCTCTCTTACCTTTAGAATAACCAGTGGGTCAAACTTTGGCAAGAGATGAACAAATGTGCATGCTCCTAATGTCCAAGATTCCAAAAGTGAGCCCAAGATGTTCAGTATCCAACCTGTGTCTGATATGGTCCACATTATATCAGAGGCTTGCAGGCCTGTCCAACTGAAAACACAGACAAAACACATGTACATATAGGTGGGTGCATGCTTAGGATGCGTGGGACACTAAGGTgtaggggaggaaagggaggtgTGTGTGCAGAGGTGTGCGTGTATCTGCCTGCAGGTTTATAGGCATATGTTTAAGTATAAGTAGGAAGGGGGAAGAAAAGTTGTTCTGTCCACACATCCTGCATTGATAGGAGATGAATGTTCGGAAGGTGGGACCCCAGTTGACATGACTTAATATATAATTGGGTCTCATTCTCCTCTTAACTCCAAAACTCCGTACAGTTTCTGGCATGCATGTGGTAACCACCCAGGAAAATTTTACTAACACAAGACATCTGCATGGCAAATATTCTAACAGATGCCTTGCCAAGTTCAAGTTTGGCTGAATAGaactttgcttctcttttctttaagTACTGCAAATTGCCCATAAAGCTGATGGTCTTGCACTAAGTGAACTcatcccttttctcttttcaggGCAGAATAAAAGGTTTAGGACTTTCTTAAAGCAAGAATGATTTAAGCTAGACATGAACAACTTCCTTGTGACGGGAACTGCCATAGTGTATCTTCTTTCCTGAAGATGATTAATACTTTCAGCTCTGTAGGGAAATTAGGTCATAGTACAAGACTTCTCTAAGTCTCACTTTATATCTGCAAAAAATGAGACCACTACCAAATTTTTTGGGGGAAGGGGAATTTAATATCTTAGTTATATTTAAGTAATTTATCCCCATCTTTTAGAAACTGCCTTTTACTGCAGCTCTTCTATTGTATAATTTTtactaacttatttatttttctgtccctATGGGCTCATAGATGGAAcatttacattttccattttttgcatTAATGTATCTTCCCattctaataataaaattaacatggAAGGTGGGATCTACTAAAACAATTCTGATGATTTATAGATATCATTGCTTGAATACCTTGGCACAGTGTTTCCTGATTCCACAAATGGGATTAATGTATCAGtgggaaaaaaatgctcaactatGGGGTCTGTGATCCAGAAATCCTGAGATCTTTGTTCACAAATTTATCCAATTATATCTTCCACTTCAGTCAATTTGCAAAGTAATTTGCTGCCGACAAAAACTGCCCTCTTGGAGTGTGGGCGGTATCAAAGCAAATTGCCAGCATCCCAAAGAACAACatagagatcagcctggggaaaTGCACGTAAGCCTTTTGCTAATCATTCACCCTGCTAGGCACATGGCTTAACACATGGAAGAAGTTTTGAGACCCTGTGTTATCTAAAATATGTGTCCCATTGAAGGTACTTGATACCCAGCATGTGAAGCCATGTCCTCTTTAGCTTTccttctgaattttctttctcagaaCCACAAGGTGGTGACACAGCCCAGGAGCATTGGATTTGAACTCAGAAACGTCTTCATGCCTGGTCATGCAATTCTCTGTAGAGAGAAAGAGCTCAGCTTACCCAGCATCCATCTTGGCCTTGAGGCCCAGGCTCGAGTAGGAATGTTCTGCCATCTTGGGAAGACCACTGGTCCCACTAGTGAAGTAGATGGCAGATGCTTCCTGGCTTCCAGTCTCCACACAGTGATGAGTGGTGGATGCCTCACTGACAAAGACACAGATTGTCATTTTCTCAGATCTAGCCTGGACACCAGATATCAAAGTGACCCATCTTTTCCCACCACCCACTGTGCTGAAAAGGGCAAGTTGATGGACCCACCTCACAAGAGAGGCTGCTGAGTGATTAAGATCATGGGAGCCTGAGTCAATCAGAGTTGGGTTTGAAAACTACTCAAGTTTGGCACTTTGTTATCAATGCAACCTTAAACtacttatttaacttctctgtgtctcactTTATATCTGCAAAAAAGTGAGATCAAGTCTTATAGAGTTATTGAGAAAGTTAACTCTGCCACCAAAGAAATGAGCAACTTGCTTagcaagagctcaataaatgctaatcTAATTGTTGTGAAGAGCCCTGGCATGACACCAAGTGGACAGGAGGGGTGGAATTAATACGAGTTTTCCAAGTACTTTCTTGGCACTCTCTTCTATTCCCTGGAAGCACCTACATATCTCTTGGACATCTCCAGTGTCTTGATTTTGAACCTTTAAAAGCAGGCATGATGCTATTTATTTCCATGACAGCTACCTTAAAGACCATGGCATTAGGAAGGAAAAGCTGAAGTTTTCCCTTCAAGTTTCCTATCATATGTGCCCCCGCTAGAGGGATTTCAGACATGTTGACAGAGAAAATCATTAATCCAGCCAGTCTTGCTATCGGCTTTTGGAAGGACTATCAAGGTCTTTCCATGCTATCAACACATGGAAAGGCCTCTGACCTTGATCAGCCTCTCTTAGAGATACAAGAGGTGGGAAGAAGAGCCTAGAAACTTGGTATATCAGCCATCTCTTGGGTTTTCCCTCATGACCTTGGCCTCACCCCTGATTTGAGTCATAGTTCCAGTAAATTGTTCTGGGTGGGTTTCAACCCACTTGGTGTTAACACCATGTTGTTTCCAGTGTGCATCACGAGTGATTCACTTTGTGCCCCATAGTTTCTCTGTTTTACCATAGCATGGAACTCTGACCCACTCTTCACGCATGAGTGCGCAGCCCAGAAGTGTGGAGGCAATAACACCCCCAGGACAACCCTGAACCTGTGAGGACCAGATGCTAATGATTCAGTGCTTTTCAATCCTTTAGAGGACAATCCTGGGAGGCATTCTATGTGCTGCTCAGAAGGTCCAGGCAGATCAAGCCCCACTTAGTCCTTGCaatgacttgaaaaaaaaaacccttgtattagcttttatttcttcccaGCTTCACTCTTCCTAGTCCCATGCTGTTCTTCCTGCAACTCCTCAATAAAGCACCTGCACCTAAGTGCTTGGCTCTGTTTCCAGTTTTAGTTAAAACCCAGGATGAGACATGTAGATACTCACTTTAGTAGTTTCTTGAAGTTCAGCCACCCATCGCAGCTTTTCTCAGACACCAGTAGCTTAATTCTCAGAGAAGGACATTCAGATGCCACTGTGTCCACTTCTTGGATGACTTCATCCCCAGCAACAATAGCCTTGGCCTTAGACATCTGCAACCTATACAGTATGTCAGTGGATTTCATCTGGATGGTTCCAGGCATAAAGATGAGACCTAAAGAAGCCAACAATTTAGAGAATTGGAAAGGATGGTTTTCTTTGTCCCTAGAGAAGCCTGAGATAAACATCAAGCAGGGAGCAagtggggaaggagaggatgGGGAAGTAATGACCAATGGAGAACGTCAATAAAAAAGGGGACTAAGGACTAGGGAGTGAATGAAACCTAGGATTCCCTGGGTTGTCAGAGTCTTAAGGGCCCTActgagacaaagaaaagaaattgaattgcTAATGTCACACTGTTGACAGTCTAAGACACATACAATTCTCCTCACCCACTCTCacccctcaaaaaaaattttctacAGGAGTTCGCTGTATTCAAAACTCTCATATGATAATTAAAGAATCATGAGGAAAGGCACTTGGAACTGTCCATGGTCTTGAAACACCAATAGCTCTAGGTCCTGGCAATTTATTTCAACCCTGGgacattaaatgcatttttcttagATGAGAGTGCCTTCAGTTTTACATATCTATGTACACACAAagtatagttgtatatatttattgggtacaaaGCGGTATTATAATTTTTGAAGACAATGTGAGATGATTAAATTAAGCTAAttcacatatccatcacctcaagtatttaacattttttttgtgatgagaacattagAAAGTTTTGCTCTTAATGATACTGAAATTTACAGTACTGAATTATTAGCTGTGTTTAGCATGCTGTacaatttatcttaaaaaattagaCTTATTCCTTGCACAGATATATCCCATGATTATCACTTTCCTAAATTCTTGTTCTTCTTTACTATTTTAATGAGActcctttgatttttaaaatcttctgtaGAATAACTAGacttagggccaggcatggtggctcatgcctgtaatcctggcacttttggaggccaaggagggcagactattagaggtcaagagttcaagaccagcctggccaacatggcgaaaccccagctttactaaaaatacaaaaattatctgggcttggtggcacacgcctgtaatcccagctactcaggaggctgacgcaggaggattgcttgaacctgggaggcaaaggttgcagtgagccaaaatcgcaccactgcactccagcctggactacagagggagactccatctcaaaaaaataaaagaaaaagaaaagaacagaataactACACAGGTTTCATTATTTGTGAAGCTTAAACCACATGCCCGTCCTGTTAAATAGCTTTTAACCTTAGCTCACTTTCTTCCCActctcaacactttgggattCTCACTGCACACCTGTAAATATCCTCAAATGTTTCTCTACCATGGTGGTCAATTGAGACAGACACAGAACAGTAGACACATCTCTTCCTCTGggttctcctttccttctggctATAATTTCAGTATgtcacctttctctctggcttgttCTCTCTTTCCACAGGCTTCCAAGTTCCTGCAATTGGTTTGGTTGCCTCTGATAGTTTCTAATTCCTGGCTGCATTCATGTCTTTCTCTTTACCCACTCTCATGCTCAGCCCATTGTCCCCAGAATATGCGGCGGGTGGGAGCTTTTAGTTGGGATTAGGCTGTGTGCAAGCAGAGGTGGAAACGGCAGTTTGTGAAAGAGGTTGCTGGAGTTTCTTGGGGTTCTTTTTGATACCACTGTACTTCTCATCCTTTTAATATAAAAGTTGATGATTCTCAAATTTCTGTCTCCATCTCAAATTTTAGAGCCTTAAATCCAACTTGTTATCACTTCTTGAACATCACATGGACATCCTGGACTCAACATGCCCAAATTGAACTTGTCATATTTTCCTAACATACCCATACCTCTTTCTATATCTGTGCTCTTCACTCCAGTGAAAGACAGCACCCACTTGCTGAAATGtctgacttctctctctctccctcgcATCTTCTTTGAATAACCCTGTTATTAGTTCCCCCCCAATTGCCTGTTAAATCCACTTATCTCCATCTCTACTACCTCAACCAAACTGAAGCCATCACTAACCGTTCACCTCTTATCTGAGATTTCCAACTCCACTATTGCCTTCCTCATCCCATTCCCTATTGAGCATCCAATATGACCATCCAAACAGAGGATGATCATGTAACTCAATGTATCAATGGTTTGAGTGTCACTCAATCCATCAATCATTTCCCATTCACCACTGGATAAATGTCCACAACTCTTACCATGGACCACAAGGCACTGCCAATATAGCACCTGGCCACCTCTACATGTTCATTCTATTGCCACTACTTTCTTTTATGGCCTGGACTTCAGGCACACAGATATCCTTTTAggttcttttataattttcaagcTTCCCTCCCCTGTGGCTTTGAAACTGCCTTTGGAAAAATTATGACACTGAGGGAAATCTGACATAGCTGACTTCATCTTGTTTCCAACCTCACAAGCTATCTATCTTTGCTCATCCCTGGACATAGTCCAAGCTAACTATGGCAGAAATCTAACTTATAGtctaactttaaaacaaaaatgataatagcTCCCTCCTGAAACTAACTGTGTCCGTGCTTGGAGATTGAAACTGCCtttggaaaaataacaaatttgtcACAAGGCTAGAATTATAGTTCAGGAGTCATGgagccagaggtcacaagatttgtaaccTCCCCAATTTCTCCGATAGATTACATCATTATGGTAAACCCTAAGACTGGTATTTGAGGTGTTCTTCAGACCTTGCATTCTGATGGACCAGCTTGCACTACCCAGATCAGTAACTGATACCAAGAAACTAACTCAACCAGTTCTGTGATCTCTGAGGAGTTGACTCAacacaagaagacagcttcaaccCATGTTTTCATCCCCAGCCAAACCAATCAGCATTTCCTATTCCCTAGCCCCCTGCATGCCAAAGCATCCTTGAAAAACTCTAGTCTCTGATTTCCTGGGGAGGTGGATTTAAGAAACATCCTCCATCCTTCAACTTGGCTGTCTATGCAATTATTAAACTCTTCTCTACCACAACTCCTACTGTTTTCAGTGTTTGGCTTTTCTGGGAAGTGGACAAGAAGAAATCATCAGATAATTACATCTTCACATATGCTGTTCCCTTTGCTTGGCACAAGCCTCTCTATCTCTTGGCAAAATCCTACTCATCCTGCAGATctcagctcaaatatcacttccATTGAGACTTAGTTGCTCCTCATATTGGTTAATTCAAGTCTCTTTTTAGAAAAgcattggcaaactttttctgcaaagagccaaatagtaaatattttaggttttgtggatAAGACACTCTCTCGTTCCAACTACTCAAGTTGCCACTGCAGTGCAAATGCAGCCACATATAATATGGAAACAAGTGGGCATAGCTGTgttataataaaactttatttacaaaaacaagctgTGGGCAGGATTTGGCCTGCAGGTCACAGTCTACCAAATTTATTTGTATAGATTTTAATAGAATTCTCATACCACTTATCATAATTCTGATTAAATACTTACATGTGCAATTAATAGTTTAAGAGCTTTCTCCAAAGTTCTGTAAGTCCCATGAATATGTAAACTATGTCATTGTTGTTGTTCACCCTGCataagtgcttggcacatagtttGCTTAAATaagtggaagcagggagaagTCTTTCTTCATATGAGAGAGGACAGCATGCTCCAAGGCAGAGACTTCTTTTGAGAGAGGTGGCTGCATTTCTCTGCTATCAGTTTTCTTCACAAGGAAGACAGTTCTCTGTCCAGGTAGTCAGTTACCAACCTGCTCGAATGCAGCCCAGGATCACCAGCCACCACTCAGGCACTCGGGGCAGCATCACTGCCACACGATCCCCACGCTGCAGGCCACAGGCTCCCGAGAGGATGTTGGCTGCCTGCTGGCTGTTTTCACTCAGTTCTCTGAAATTCCACATTaattccttccccttcccattcACCCACCACAGGGCTGGGCTTGGGAGTCGCTTGCCAGCCTGAGGAAAGAGAAACCCTGTTGATTAGGGGGCATTGGTACACAAGCAGGTAGGATAAATTCCAAGTCTTGGGATTGCCAAGCTGGTGCTTAGTAAGGTTTTTTATCTCAGCACCTCCATACAATCATAAAAAGTattgaaaaccctaaagagttGTTATTTATATGAGTTATATCTATCAATATCTACCATAGTAGatattaaaacagaatttttgtaaatgtatGCTTTTAGAAATAACTGTAATAAACCCATTATATATTAGCatgcataatttttttataatgataaagtgtacttttcaaaatgaaaaaataatgaggaaagtggcattattttatttattgcatctatttattCTGCAATTCCCTTTAATGTCTTAGTAGAATAACATTGGATCCTCTCATCTGATTCTGCATTCACTCTGTTGTGAGTACCAACATGTATCTTCTGGAAAATGCTATTGTATACTCTTGAAAGAAttagaataaaaaggcaaatatcactttagatttatttatatatttatctctatctacttactttttttaattttgtggtaaaaatacacataacatttccagttttaactatttttgagtgtacagttcagtggcattaagtacattctcATTGTTATGCAAcaatcaccaccatccatctcccgAAGTTTTTCATCATCCAAAACGAAAACTCTGTCCCCGTTACACAATCACCTGTCATCCCCTCTCCCATTAGGCCCTGAtaaacaccattctactttcctactctatgaatttgactattctagatacATGATattgtctgaatatttgtcctctccaagtctcatgttgaaatgcaatccccaatgtcagaggtggggcttggtaggaggtgattggatcatgggggtgggaccctcatgaatggcttagcaccatccccttggtgataaatgagatcataagatctggttgtttaaaagtgagtGGCACCTTCTCACTCTCTGTTTTGCTCCTCATCTTGCCCTTTGTTGTGCCtgctctttcttcatcttccaaCATTATTGTAAATTTCTTGAGGCCCccatcagaagcagatgccagcacacTTCCTGTACACTGTGCAGAACTTTgggccaattaaatctcttttctttgtaagttacctaatctcaggtattcctttacagcaacacaagaacagtccgatacagaaaattggtaccagaagtgggatattgctataaagatacctgaaaatgtagaactAACTCTGGAACTTGGTCATGGGAAGAAATTGAAGAGTTTGGAAGGCTTAGAAGAGAtagaaagatgaggaaaagtttggaacgTCTTAGGCACTGGTTAAATAGTtgtgaacaaaatgctgatagaattATGGACAATGAAATGCAGGCTGACCAGATTTCAAATGGAAATAAGGAACTTTtcgggaactgaagcaaaggtccTCCTTcctatattttagcaaagaacttggctgcattgtgttcaTAGCCTAGTGATCTGTGGAAGTTTTAACGTAAGAGTAATGACTTAGGgaatctgacagaagaaatttttaagcaacaGAGCATTCAAGATTTGACCTGAATGTTTGACGAATAGATAATGTTGCATATACataacaatggaatattatttcagccttaaaaaggaaggaaattctgacatatgttaCATGCataaaccttgaagacatgctaagtgaaattagccagacacaaaaaaccaaatactgtgtgatttcatttatataaggtACTATATTAGGCTGctcttgcattgttataaaggaatatctgacactgggtaatttataaagaaaaaagtttaattggctcacagttatgcagggtgtacaggaagcatggtgctggcatctgcttctggtgagggcctcaggaagattACAGCCATGGAAGAAGGTGAGGGGGGAGCAGgtgcatcacatggcaaaagcaggaacaagagagagagcgTGGGGAAGTGCCATGTATGTTAAAACAACAAGATCTCTCATGAACTCACTCATAAcgaaggggatggtgctaagtcATTCGTGTGGGACCTGCCCGTATGATCCAAATGTctt containing:
- the ACSM2B gene encoding acyl-coenzyme A synthetase ACSM2B, mitochondrial isoform X2 — protein: MHWLRKVQGLCTLWGTQMSSRTLYINSRQLVSLQWGHQEVPAKFNFASDVLDHWADMEKAGKRLPSPALWWVNGKGKELMWNFRELSENSQQAANILSGACGLQRGDRVAVMLPRVPEWWLVILGCIRAGLIFMPGTIQMKSTDILYRLQMSKAKAIVAGDEVIQEVDTVASECPSLRIKLLVSEKSCDGWLNFKKLLNEASTTHHCVETGSQEASAIYFTSGTSGLPKMAEHSYSSLGLKAKMDAGWTGLQASDIMWTISDTGWILNILGSLLESWTLGACTFVHLLPKFDPLVILKTLSSYPIKSMMGAPIVYRMLLQQDLSR
- the ACSM2B gene encoding acyl-coenzyme A synthetase ACSM2B, mitochondrial isoform X1; the protein is MHWLRKVQGLCTLWGTQMSSRTLYINSRQLVSLQWGHQEVPAKFNFASDVLDHWADMEKAGKRLPSPALWWVNGKGKELMWNFRELSENSQQAANILSGACGLQRGDRVAVMLPRVPEWWLVILGCIRAGLIFMPGTIQMKSTDILYRLQMSKAKAIVAGDEVIQEVDTVASECPSLRIKLLVSEKSCDGWLNFKKLLNEASTTHHCVETGSQEASAIYFTSGTSGLPKMAEHSYSSLGLKAKMDAGWTGLQASDIMWTISDTGWILNILGSLLESWTLGACTFVHLLPKFDPLVILKVFRSTQPIVNQKKFKSTYKLEAPASSCPTFLDQTNVFFKCV